One genomic region from Microscilla marina ATCC 23134 encodes:
- a CDS encoding carboxypeptidase-like regulatory domain-containing protein: MKKQFLFLFFFAFFLAASTQIQAQSRIVSGTVKDMEGNALSGITVMIKGTTIGVSTNNSGQYKIKAGAGSVLVFSKRKFIKEEINSGSGGTIDVTLYPDTRKGKRKRKRALKKKK, from the coding sequence ATGAAAAAACAATTCCTATTTCTGTTTTTCTTTGCATTTTTCTTGGCTGCCTCGACACAAATTCAGGCGCAGAGCCGTATAGTTAGCGGCACAGTAAAAGACATGGAAGGCAACGCCCTTTCTGGTATTACTGTCATGATCAAAGGAACTACCATTGGCGTTTCTACTAATAATAGTGGTCAATATAAGATCAAAGCTGGCGCAGGTTCGGTATTGGTATTTTCTAAACGAAAATTTATCAAAGAAGAAATAAATTCGGGATCAGGTGGTACTATTGATGTAACATTATATCCTGATACCCGTAAAGGAAAACGCAAAAGAAAAAGAGCCCTGAAGAAGAAAAAGTAA
- the trxA gene encoding thioredoxin, with amino-acid sequence MKKSFHDLITTHTIPVLVDFYADWCAPCQTMAPVLKALATELDSKIKIIKIDVEKNQPIVQKYQVQNIPAFILFYQGNALWRQSGAMSMDDLKHRIEQILTKK; translated from the coding sequence ATGAAAAAGAGTTTTCACGATCTTATTACCACTCATACAATACCTGTGTTGGTAGATTTTTACGCTGACTGGTGTGCTCCTTGCCAAACAATGGCTCCTGTATTAAAAGCACTTGCGACTGAGTTGGATAGTAAAATTAAAATCATAAAAATTGATGTAGAAAAAAATCAACCCATTGTTCAGAAATACCAGGTACAAAACATTCCTGCGTTTATATTGTTTTATCAAGGGAATGCGCTTTGGAGACAGTCAGGGGCAATGTCTATGGATGATTTGAAACATCGGATTGAACAAATATTGACTAAAAAATAA
- a CDS encoding DUF2927 domain-containing protein encodes MNKFLYTLYSHKLVIIGLCSIIALGTSSTTFAQGYSSAVKSYFKEIAVGSEFGKGRKIVKWTKDMKIFVMGEKIPALETELNKIIGELNQLIRPVRMQRVFSKAQANFFIFFGSSNDYTNKIEPNARKYANRNLALFYVYFTPQNSIDKGSMYVNTSLMKAPDTRKHLLREELTQALGLMNDSHKYTESIFYQKFSRATQYTSIDKKLIQILYSNKIRPGMSKTQVEQILATL; translated from the coding sequence ATGAATAAATTTTTATACACCCTCTACTCTCACAAACTTGTTATAATAGGTTTGTGCAGTATTATAGCACTGGGAACCTCATCTACTACCTTTGCCCAAGGTTACTCATCAGCAGTAAAAAGTTATTTTAAAGAAATAGCTGTAGGTAGTGAGTTTGGAAAAGGCCGCAAAATTGTGAAGTGGACAAAAGATATGAAAATTTTTGTGATGGGTGAAAAAATACCCGCGCTGGAAACTGAACTCAACAAAATTATTGGGGAACTTAATCAACTGATACGCCCCGTCAGAATGCAACGAGTTTTTAGTAAAGCTCAAGCCAATTTTTTCATCTTTTTCGGCTCATCTAATGACTACACCAACAAAATAGAACCCAACGCCCGAAAATACGCCAACCGAAACCTTGCTTTGTTTTATGTATATTTTACCCCACAAAACAGCATAGATAAAGGCAGCATGTATGTAAACACCAGTCTGATGAAAGCCCCTGACACCCGCAAGCATCTATTAAGAGAAGAACTTACTCAAGCATTGGGATTAATGAATGACTCACACAAATACACTGAGAGTATTTTTTATCAAAAATTTTCGCGTGCTACCCAGTATACCTCTATTGATAAAAAACTTATACAAATTCTATACAGCAATAAAATTCGCCCCGGAATGAGCAAAACTCAGGTAGAACAAATACTTGCCACTCTATAA
- a CDS encoding S9 family peptidase: MRRLYNILCWWIMVGVLLPMLDVQAQQKKVVTVEDVWQFKFFARGVRGVNWMKNGRYYTTRQGNKVVKFDINTRKAVATLFEGESLRFDAYGLSAREDKLLLATQTEAIYRRSSKSYYYVYDISTKKLDKLTNQPGKQLHASFSPDGSKVAFVRDNNLFVVDLATKKETQITNDGQWNHIINGNADWVYEEEFSFSKAFFWSPDSKRIAFYKFDESKVKEYNMQRWGGQKQPYAIDYRFKYPKAGEDNSTIQILVYNVATAKSMKMDIGAEQDMYIPRLRWTQNPELLSIRRLNRLQNKLELLHANASTGKTQVILTEESKTYVDVDFTDDLTYLKNGKEFIHTSERDGYKHVYLYKLNGKLVRQITKGNWEVRNLAGIDEKRKLLYFTSTEVSPLERHLYRIDMKGRKKVRMTKDKGTHRINFSSDFKYYIDTYNAAAMPTRVSLHEAPSGKLLQVLEENKRLKKRLENYQISYKEFFTLKTSENVSLNGWMIKPHNFDKNKKYPVLMFVYGGPGSQQVTDSWDAYNFFWYQLLASKGYMVVCVDNRGTGGRGRAFKHVTYKQLGYYETIDQIEAAKYLAKQPYVDASRIGIWGWSYGGYMSSLCLMKGADVFKTAIAVAPVSTWRFYDTIYTERFLQRPQDNAEGYDKNSPLNHVNKLKGNYLLVHGTGDDNVHFQNAVELQNALIKAGKQFQSFYYPNRTHSIFSQNARPHLYTMMTNFLLKNL; this comes from the coding sequence ATGCGAAGATTATACAATATATTATGTTGGTGGATAATGGTAGGGGTACTCTTGCCGATGTTAGATGTCCAGGCACAGCAAAAAAAGGTTGTCACTGTCGAAGATGTTTGGCAGTTTAAGTTTTTTGCGCGAGGGGTAAGAGGAGTAAACTGGATGAAGAATGGTCGATACTATACCACCCGCCAGGGAAACAAAGTCGTCAAATTTGATATCAATACCCGTAAGGCAGTGGCCACACTGTTTGAGGGGGAGTCGCTACGTTTTGATGCATATGGTCTAAGTGCCCGAGAAGATAAGTTGTTATTGGCTACTCAGACCGAGGCAATTTATCGTCGTTCGTCTAAATCATATTATTATGTATACGACATTAGTACCAAAAAACTAGACAAACTCACCAATCAGCCTGGAAAACAGTTGCACGCTAGTTTTTCGCCTGATGGTAGTAAAGTAGCTTTTGTACGTGATAACAACCTGTTTGTGGTGGATCTTGCAACTAAAAAAGAAACGCAAATTACCAACGATGGTCAGTGGAACCATATTATTAATGGAAATGCTGATTGGGTATATGAAGAGGAGTTTTCATTTAGTAAAGCATTTTTTTGGTCACCCGACAGCAAAAGGATTGCTTTTTATAAATTTGACGAAAGTAAGGTGAAAGAGTATAATATGCAGCGTTGGGGAGGGCAAAAACAACCTTATGCTATAGATTATAGATTTAAGTATCCTAAAGCAGGCGAAGACAACTCTACCATACAAATATTGGTGTACAATGTGGCTACTGCCAAAAGCATGAAAATGGATATAGGCGCTGAGCAGGATATGTATATACCCCGCCTTAGATGGACTCAAAACCCTGAACTATTGTCTATAAGACGTTTAAACCGTTTACAAAACAAACTTGAATTGTTGCATGCCAATGCCAGCACTGGTAAAACTCAGGTAATACTTACCGAAGAAAGTAAAACTTATGTGGATGTAGATTTTACAGATGACCTGACGTATTTGAAAAATGGAAAAGAATTTATTCATACTAGCGAAAGAGATGGATATAAGCACGTTTATTTATATAAGCTCAATGGCAAATTAGTTCGTCAGATCACTAAAGGTAATTGGGAAGTGAGAAATTTGGCTGGTATTGATGAAAAACGCAAGCTTTTATATTTTACTTCTACTGAAGTATCACCCTTGGAGCGACATTTATACCGAATTGATATGAAGGGAAGAAAAAAGGTGCGTATGACCAAGGACAAAGGTACCCACCGAATTAATTTTAGCTCTGACTTTAAATACTATATTGATACCTACAATGCAGCTGCTATGCCTACAAGAGTGAGTTTGCATGAAGCGCCTTCAGGTAAGTTGCTACAGGTATTGGAGGAAAATAAACGCCTGAAAAAACGCTTAGAGAATTATCAGATTAGTTATAAAGAGTTTTTTACGCTCAAAACTTCTGAAAATGTATCGTTAAATGGCTGGATGATAAAGCCCCACAACTTTGATAAAAATAAAAAGTATCCAGTGCTCATGTTTGTATATGGAGGGCCAGGCTCGCAACAAGTAACCGATAGTTGGGACGCGTACAACTTTTTTTGGTATCAGTTATTGGCAAGCAAAGGCTATATGGTCGTGTGTGTAGACAACCGTGGTACTGGTGGTAGGGGGAGAGCCTTTAAGCACGTGACCTACAAACAATTGGGTTATTATGAAACCATTGACCAAATAGAAGCGGCTAAATACTTAGCAAAACAGCCTTATGTAGATGCCAGCCGAATAGGTATCTGGGGCTGGAGCTATGGTGGTTATATGTCTTCTTTATGTTTGATGAAAGGAGCTGATGTATTTAAGACAGCTATTGCAGTAGCCCCTGTGTCTACCTGGCGTTTTTATGATACGATTTATACTGAGAGATTTTTGCAACGCCCACAGGACAATGCTGAAGGGTATGATAAAAATTCTCCGTTGAACCATGTCAATAAACTTAAGGGCAACTATTTACTGGTGCATGGCACAGGCGATGATAACGTTCATTTTCAGAATGCGGTAGAGTTGCAAAATGCGCTTATTAAAGCAGGTAAACAGTTTCAGTCTTTTTATTACCCTAATCGTACCCATAGTATTTTTAGCCAAAATGCTCGTCCACATTTATATACTATGATGACTAACTTTTTATTGAAAAATTTATAA
- a CDS encoding kelch repeat-containing protein — MTYRDFWQRQGWFLGLTLVFVFNTLFLTAQGKWVRKADFPGNLGTLAVSFVLDNKAYIGTGVDKFSELTDAMWEYNPELDEWTQKANFAGGSRSGAIGFSVGNKGYVGLGFSATYKSDIWAYDPTANIWQAKNSFTGSVRSGGVSFVINDKAYVSTGYNGSQYLNDLWEYDPGNDQWKQRADLPNGKRSNAVSFVLNDKGYITTGNLGFLGFKDDVWEYDPAKDEWTKKGQFPGGERISATSFVIDNKAYIATGSFTNDLWEYDVVNDSWTKKADIDIEGRTQAISFALGNKGYVGLGSGGSSEKQIWQYTSSLNETLEQGLQLTPANNHRLSIKIDLPQVGNLAIRVYDSVGRLVLVKDAIKNQTVYSVHLPLASWANQVLIVKVVFNHSVVTRRFYLQ; from the coding sequence ATGACATATCGCGATTTTTGGCAAAGACAAGGGTGGTTTTTAGGGCTAACCCTTGTTTTTGTTTTTAACACACTTTTTTTAACAGCACAAGGAAAGTGGGTGAGAAAAGCTGATTTTCCAGGAAACTTGGGCACATTGGCTGTAAGTTTTGTACTTGACAATAAAGCTTATATAGGTACAGGGGTAGATAAGTTTAGTGAACTTACTGATGCTATGTGGGAGTATAATCCTGAATTAGATGAGTGGACTCAAAAGGCTAACTTTGCTGGAGGGAGTCGCTCAGGGGCTATTGGGTTTTCTGTAGGTAACAAGGGGTATGTAGGTTTAGGTTTTAGTGCTACTTACAAAAGTGATATTTGGGCTTATGATCCTACCGCCAACATTTGGCAAGCTAAAAATAGTTTTACAGGAAGTGTTAGGTCTGGTGGGGTATCTTTTGTGATTAATGACAAGGCTTATGTAAGTACAGGTTATAACGGAAGCCAATATTTAAATGACTTGTGGGAATATGACCCTGGAAACGATCAGTGGAAACAACGTGCCGATTTGCCTAATGGCAAAAGAAGTAATGCAGTAAGTTTTGTTTTGAATGACAAAGGGTATATAACTACTGGCAACTTGGGCTTTTTGGGGTTTAAAGATGATGTATGGGAATATGACCCTGCAAAAGATGAATGGACTAAAAAGGGACAGTTTCCTGGGGGAGAGCGAATATCTGCCACTTCTTTTGTAATAGATAACAAAGCCTATATTGCTACAGGAAGTTTTACTAATGACTTATGGGAGTATGATGTGGTCAATGATAGTTGGACAAAAAAGGCAGATATAGATATAGAGGGTAGAACTCAAGCAATAAGTTTTGCTTTAGGCAATAAAGGTTATGTAGGATTAGGAAGTGGTGGGTCAAGTGAAAAGCAGATATGGCAATATACTAGCTCATTGAATGAAACCCTGGAACAGGGACTACAATTGACACCAGCCAATAATCATCGATTAAGCATAAAAATAGATTTGCCCCAGGTTGGTAATTTAGCCATTAGAGTATATGATTCGGTAGGCAGGTTAGTATTGGTAAAAGATGCCATTAAGAATCAAACTGTATACAGTGTGCATTTGCCTTTGGCCAGTTGGGCAAATCAAGTGTTAATTGTAAAGGTGGTTTTTAATCATTCAGTTGTTACTCGTCGTTTTTACCTCCAATAG
- a CDS encoding aspartyl protease family protein — translation MSITNYVRIFGLLVVLLSGEFIQAQNYQGFQFKKPHRKKLKRSFTQYNNLIIIPVQINGSKPFNFILDTGVGSTLITDPSVALALDLPMFRKLKVAGVSSQNRLKAHVSNIESIKIFKHIVALKQYVIVLEEDVLNLSGYAGIPIHGIIGYDLFSKFIVKINYDYHKITLYNPERFNYRKKKKHEVLPIRIEAKKPILEAKVWCEQHKQAAPVRLVFDTGAGHALLLYQNSSPGISLPAKTIKAHLGATLSGNLIGKLGKLKQIQLGKYTLPQVVTSFPDSSSYVSMKAFTPRNGNIGLGIIKRFHTIIDYPNKRLIVRPNRHFKDPFDYNRLGMEIIAKAPAYKTFYIAQMREDSPAMKAGLKKGDQILAIDKKPVYNMNISEVYGRLYDHKKKTDKIFIYALRGQELIIATLKVATSL, via the coding sequence ATGAGCATTACGAACTACGTGCGAATCTTTGGGCTTTTGGTTGTGTTATTGTCAGGAGAATTTATTCAAGCCCAAAATTATCAAGGGTTTCAGTTTAAAAAGCCCCACCGCAAAAAACTCAAAAGAAGTTTCACTCAATACAATAACCTGATTATAATTCCTGTCCAAATTAATGGTTCCAAACCTTTTAATTTTATCCTTGATACCGGTGTGGGCAGTACCCTTATTACTGACCCTTCGGTAGCTTTAGCCTTAGATTTGCCTATGTTCCGAAAACTTAAAGTAGCTGGAGTATCAAGTCAAAATCGGCTTAAGGCACATGTATCAAACATTGAATCTATAAAAATATTCAAGCATATAGTAGCCCTCAAGCAATATGTCATTGTACTGGAAGAAGATGTACTCAACCTTTCAGGGTATGCTGGTATTCCTATTCATGGCATTATTGGCTACGACTTGTTCAGCAAGTTTATTGTAAAAATTAATTATGATTACCATAAGATTACACTTTACAACCCTGAACGTTTTAACTACCGCAAAAAGAAAAAACATGAAGTGTTGCCTATCAGGATAGAGGCTAAAAAACCAATATTAGAGGCAAAAGTATGGTGTGAGCAGCACAAACAGGCGGCACCAGTAAGGTTGGTGTTTGATACAGGAGCAGGACATGCTTTACTATTGTATCAAAACTCCAGCCCTGGTATAAGCCTTCCCGCAAAAACGATCAAAGCTCATTTGGGGGCAACTTTGAGTGGCAACCTTATAGGTAAGCTGGGTAAGCTAAAGCAAATACAATTAGGAAAATATACTTTACCCCAGGTGGTTACTTCATTTCCCGACTCGTCGTCCTATGTTTCTATGAAAGCTTTTACTCCCAGAAATGGTAACATAGGGTTGGGCATTATCAAACGTTTTCATACTATTATAGACTATCCCAATAAGCGTTTGATTGTTAGACCCAACCGCCACTTCAAAGATCCCTTTGATTATAATAGACTGGGAATGGAAATTATAGCCAAAGCTCCTGCGTACAAAACTTTTTATATTGCACAAATGCGTGAAGACTCGCCTGCAATGAAGGCAGGGTTGAAAAAAGGAGATCAGATACTGGCCATTGATAAAAAACCTGTATATAACATGAACATCTCAGAAGTATATGGTAGGTTGTATGATCATAAGAAAAAAACAGATAAAATCTTTATATACGCCTTGAGAGGGCAAGAGCTGATTATTGCTACGCTAAAAGTGGCTACATCGCTTTAA
- the dnaK gene encoding molecular chaperone DnaK: MGKIIGIDLGTTNSCVAVMEGSEPVVIQNSEGRRTTPSIVAFLDQGKGERKVGDPAKRQSITNPQNTVYSIKRFMGKRYQEVSNEVGRVPYKVESGANDTPRIRIGDRLYTPQEISAMTLQKMKQTAEDYLGTEVTEAVITVPAYFNDAERQATKEAGQIAGLEVKRIINEPTAAALAYGMDKRDRDMKIAVFDLGGGTFDISILELGDGVFEVKSTNGDVHLGGDNFDERVIDWLAEEFQKDEGLDLRKDPMALQRLKDAAEKAKIELSSSTSTDINLPYIMPVDGVPKHLVRQLSRSKFEQLTDDLIRGTLEPCKEAMKDAGLSASDIDEVILVGGSTRIPKIQEEVEKFFGKKPSKGVNPDEVVAVGAAIQGGVLTGDVKDVLLLDVTPLSLGIETLNGVFTKLIESNTTIPTKKSETFSTAADNQPSVDIHVLQGERPLAKDNKSIGRFHLGDIPPAPRGVPKIEVTFDIDANGILNVSAKDQGTGKEQRIRIEASSGLSQEEIERMRAEAQANESTDKEEREKIDKMNAADSLIFQTQKQLTEFGDKISADKKAPIETALADLKKAHEAQDIGGIDLATKALNDAWSAASQEMYQAQQEQPGADAGNPGGGDPNANANGNGKDDVTDVDYEEVDGDKDKK, encoded by the coding sequence ATGGGAAAGATCATAGGTATTGACTTAGGTACTACCAACTCCTGTGTAGCTGTGATGGAAGGCTCTGAGCCGGTAGTAATCCAAAATAGTGAAGGAAGACGTACAACCCCTTCTATTGTCGCGTTTTTGGATCAGGGTAAAGGTGAGCGAAAAGTAGGTGATCCGGCAAAGCGTCAATCTATTACAAACCCTCAGAACACAGTTTACTCTATCAAACGCTTTATGGGTAAACGTTATCAGGAGGTAAGCAATGAAGTAGGACGTGTACCTTACAAAGTAGAAAGCGGTGCAAACGATACTCCCCGTATCCGCATTGGTGACCGTTTATATACTCCTCAGGAGATTTCTGCAATGACTTTGCAAAAAATGAAGCAAACAGCAGAAGATTACCTGGGAACAGAAGTAACAGAAGCTGTTATTACAGTACCTGCTTATTTCAATGATGCAGAGCGTCAGGCAACCAAAGAAGCTGGACAAATTGCTGGTTTAGAAGTAAAGCGTATTATCAATGAGCCTACTGCTGCGGCATTGGCTTATGGTATGGACAAGCGCGACAGAGATATGAAAATTGCGGTGTTTGACTTAGGTGGAGGTACATTTGATATTTCTATCCTTGAGTTAGGCGACGGTGTTTTTGAAGTAAAATCTACCAATGGTGATGTACACTTAGGTGGTGACAACTTTGACGAAAGGGTAATTGACTGGTTGGCAGAAGAGTTTCAGAAAGACGAAGGACTTGACCTTAGAAAAGACCCTATGGCTCTGCAGCGTTTGAAAGATGCAGCAGAAAAAGCCAAAATTGAATTATCAAGCTCTACTTCTACTGATATTAACTTGCCTTATATTATGCCAGTAGATGGTGTGCCTAAGCACTTGGTACGTCAGTTGAGCCGTTCTAAGTTTGAACAATTAACTGATGACTTGATTCGTGGTACTTTGGAGCCTTGTAAAGAGGCTATGAAAGACGCTGGCTTGAGTGCATCTGATATTGATGAAGTAATTTTGGTTGGGGGATCTACCCGTATTCCAAAAATTCAGGAAGAAGTTGAGAAGTTTTTTGGTAAAAAACCTTCAAAAGGAGTAAACCCTGACGAAGTGGTGGCAGTAGGTGCAGCTATCCAAGGGGGAGTTTTAACAGGAGATGTAAAAGATGTACTATTACTAGATGTTACGCCTCTTTCTTTAGGTATTGAAACTTTGAATGGTGTATTTACTAAATTGATTGAGTCAAATACGACTATTCCTACCAAAAAATCTGAAACATTCTCTACAGCGGCCGACAATCAACCTTCTGTAGACATTCATGTATTACAAGGTGAGCGCCCATTGGCAAAAGACAACAAATCAATTGGACGTTTTCACTTAGGTGATATTCCTCCGGCTCCTCGTGGAGTACCTAAAATAGAAGTAACCTTTGATATTGACGCCAATGGTATTTTAAATGTATCGGCTAAAGATCAAGGTACAGGCAAAGAGCAACGTATTCGTATTGAAGCTTCTTCAGGACTTTCTCAGGAAGAGATTGAAAGAATGCGTGCAGAGGCACAAGCCAATGAGTCTACTGACAAAGAAGAGCGTGAAAAAATTGATAAAATGAACGCGGCTGACTCATTGATTTTCCAAACTCAGAAACAATTGACTGAATTTGGTGACAAAATTTCAGCGGATAAAAAAGCGCCTATAGAAACTGCTTTGGCAGACTTGAAAAAAGCACATGAGGCTCAAGACATTGGCGGGATTGACTTGGCTACCAAGGCTCTGAATGATGCTTGGTCGGCTGCTTCTCAGGAAATGTATCAGGCACAACAAGAACAACCTGGTGCTGATGCTGGTAATCCTGGTGGAGGTGATCCAAATGCCAATGCCAACGGTAACGGCAAAGACGATGTTACAGACGTTGATTATGAAGAGGTAGACGGTGATAAAGACAAGAAGTAG
- a CDS encoding vWA domain-containing protein: MSDFDAIDFNLNFNNFNPDEVQVDETINAVFIIDISPSIASYEKDLNHAFNDFTQTMQKSHVADQLMVSVIEFNNDVHVKSGFQPIKSIPTIKFKPSGVGTALYDATAQGLKMAMDYRENLEASGVMTKTLLFIITDGMDNSSNTPAKTVKTKINEVIAEEQNAFSFTTILFGVGNAAQFEQAQKEMGVQHLAKVGTSGDEIRKMINFISQSISSTANNTQITF, translated from the coding sequence ATGAGCGATTTTGATGCAATAGATTTTAATCTCAATTTTAATAATTTCAACCCTGATGAGGTACAGGTTGACGAAACTATCAATGCAGTATTCATTATAGATATTTCACCTTCTATAGCTTCTTATGAGAAAGACCTAAATCACGCTTTCAACGATTTTACCCAAACCATGCAAAAGTCGCACGTGGCAGACCAATTGATGGTATCGGTTATAGAGTTTAACAATGATGTACACGTAAAAAGTGGTTTTCAACCCATTAAGAGTATTCCCACTATTAAGTTTAAGCCCTCAGGCGTAGGCACAGCTTTATATGATGCCACAGCTCAGGGGTTAAAAATGGCTATGGATTACCGCGAAAACCTGGAAGCGTCTGGAGTGATGACTAAAACATTGTTGTTTATCATTACTGATGGAATGGACAATAGCTCTAATACACCTGCCAAAACCGTAAAAACCAAAATAAATGAGGTAATTGCTGAAGAACAAAATGCTTTTTCATTTACCACTATTTTATTTGGGGTGGGTAATGCTGCACAGTTTGAACAAGCCCAAAAAGAAATGGGCGTACAACATTTGGCAAAAGTAGGGACATCAGGAGATGAAATAAGAAAGATGATTAACTTTATCAGTCAATCTATTAGTAGCACCGCCAACAACACACAAATTACTTTTTAG
- a CDS encoding isochorismatase family protein: MANKNALLIIDAQYDFCHPNGALYVPGAEKDMERLSKLINDQADKVDHICVTLDSHPVNDISHPGFWQDKGGNPPAPFSIIGLKDAQEGKWTPRFYPEKVLKYLQDLEAQGEFPHCIWPEHCLIGSKGSALDDNLMNALKHWTRRGKFYQAVTKGTYPLTEHFGIFMAQIPVADRPETQLNQSLVKTLENFQNVYVAGQARSHCVATSIKQALDYAPGLADKMIIIEDCMSDVPNMGHLGDPIYDEAKKRGLRFVKSDQVQL; encoded by the coding sequence ATGGCAAACAAAAATGCGCTGTTAATCATTGATGCTCAATATGACTTTTGCCACCCTAATGGAGCACTTTATGTGCCTGGTGCCGAAAAAGACATGGAGCGTTTAAGCAAGCTTATCAACGATCAAGCCGACAAGGTAGACCATATTTGTGTTACATTAGATTCTCATCCAGTCAATGACATTTCTCATCCTGGGTTTTGGCAAGACAAAGGTGGCAACCCTCCGGCTCCTTTTAGTATCATTGGCCTCAAAGATGCTCAAGAAGGCAAGTGGACACCTCGGTTTTACCCCGAAAAAGTGCTTAAATACCTGCAAGACTTAGAGGCACAGGGAGAGTTTCCCCATTGTATTTGGCCAGAGCATTGTTTGATAGGCTCTAAAGGAAGTGCCTTGGATGACAATCTCATGAATGCCTTAAAACACTGGACAAGACGTGGTAAGTTTTATCAGGCAGTAACCAAAGGTACTTATCCATTAACCGAGCATTTTGGAATTTTTATGGCACAAATTCCGGTAGCTGACCGCCCCGAAACTCAACTTAACCAGAGTTTGGTCAAAACATTGGAAAACTTTCAGAATGTATATGTGGCGGGTCAGGCACGTTCACACTGCGTAGCTACCAGCATAAAACAAGCTTTGGACTATGCTCCCGGTTTAGCCGACAAAATGATCATTATTGAAGACTGTATGTCAGACGTACCCAACATGGGACATTTGGGTGACCCTATTTATGATGAAGCCAAAAAACGTGGATTACGTTTTGTAAAATCTGACCAGGTGCAATTATAA